DNA from Ignavibacteria bacterium:
AATTAAATTTGTCGAATATTCCAAATTTAAATTTTTATAATTTCTATGAAGTTAAACAGGACTAATAAAACCATTGATGAATTAGTTAGGATGTTTGCTGATAAGGAAATTGCAATTCCTGAAATACAAAGAGATTTTGTATGGAGGAGTGATAAAATAAAAAAATTGTTAGATTCTATTCAGAGAGATTATCCGTCTGGTGCAATAGTCCTTTGGGATACAATTGGGATGAAAAAGAGCATTAGAGAATTATATATTAGACCAGAGAGACTCCATTTATATCAAAAAACACCTCCACGCTATCTATTGATAGATGGTCAGCAAAGACTTACTTCACTACTTTCAGTTATATTGCCAAGTGATGTGGTTAATAATAAGCTAGGTGAAGAAATAAAGTTACCTACTATTATCATTAATAAGAAAACCTTGCTTGTTGAGGCAAGAAAAGATTTAAAAAATTTAAGTCATAATGAAATTCTTATTAATGAAATCCTTAATGATGATACTCAAATCAAAATATCAACACAGCTAAATAAATATAAAAGAAATATACTAAATTATAGTTATCCAGTTCAAATAATAGAAACAGATAATTACACTGATGTAGCAAATGTTTTTAAAAGAATTAACAAGCAAGGGAAAACATTAATTACTGCTGAAATTGAATTAGCAAATATTATACCTTATTGGAATGGTATTTCTGAAGAATTTCGCAATTTTATTAGGCGTATGCGAAAAGAGGGATTTATTATAGATTTACCATTAATTATGCGTTGTTTAGCTTCTGTAGCAAATAATTCGGCTAAAATTGATGATTTTACTAAGCGTGTTATGAATAACGCGTTCTTGAAAAATCAACTTATAACTTTTTGGAAGAAAACTAAAACCTCGTTTATAAGCTTAAATGGAATATTTGAAAAATATTTAATTGATAGAACAGAATTAATCACTACTAGAAATGCATTAGTTCCTATTATATACACATTATCGAAAATTAAAAAAAATCAGTTGGATGAATTTATTTTTGTTAAATATTTATTATTTTCAATGATTAGTGGTCATTATAGTGAACAATCAGAGACAGTATTAAGAAAAGATTTTTATAGCTTAACAAATGAACGTTTAACGATTAACAAAAGATTTATTAAATTATTTAATAATATTAAAAATAATGAATTTAAAAGATCATTTATAACAGAAAAAGATTTAGAAGGGGTTTATTCCAAAAACCCGTATTTATTATTAATGTATTTAGCATTTAGATTAAAAGGAGCTAGTGATTTTGATGTATTTAATACAGAGCTATCTAAGGTAGGAAAAATTCATTTACATCATATTTTTCCATATGATTTTTTAATAAAGGATAAGGAATATCAAAAAAATGCAAAAAAAAGAAGATTAAATGAAAGTGAAATAAGAATGGAAATAAATGATATTGCAAATATTACATTTGTTTCCATAGAGTCAAATGAAAGGATAAAGTCTAATTCCCCTAAAAATTATTTAACTACTGAATCTAAAAATAATTTAATTGCTCATTGTATTCCACAAAATACAAAATTATGGGATAGTGAGAACTATAGAAAATTTTTGAAAGAAAGAAAAAAATTAATTATTAAATCTGTTAATAAATATTTAAATAATTTTTAAATTCTCTTCATCATCTCTATTGTCACAAGGCTATGCCGTTAGTGGTTGAAAAGACAACCACTTCATTTTACCGTATCAACCCAACCGACCTATGTTGTTAAGACTGTTATTCCGTCTTTCAAGATGATGTCATGATTTATTCTTTGTTACTGCTTCGCCAACACAATTGTTCTTACAAGTGTGTTATTAATATCTATCACATCAATAGAAAGCACACCATCGGGAAATTGTGGAATTTTTAATATTATAAAATGATAAAATCCACCGGGCTGTAACGGTGCTCCGGCGCCTCCTGTTATTATCTGCCACAAGCCATTCTGCACTGCTGCATCAAAAGTGTGTTCATGTGCGCAAACATATGCATTCACTCCATTGGATTTTAAAATATCCCAGAAAATATTTCTTTCCTTCGGAAACTTATCCAGACCCTTTGCTTTTCCGCCGCTTAAAGCGCTTAATGAATAAGCGGGTTCATGACCCATCACAAAAAAATAATTATATTTATCTTTTGTTGTCTGCAATTCGTTTTTTAGCCAATCAATTTGCCCGCCGTTAAGATTATGCTCGACAAGAGCTTCAATCTTTCTGTTATAATAATCCGTCGCCATTATAACAAAGTTAGCGTTTTCAATCCCTATGTTGTAAACAAGATGCATTGAATCAACTCCCGGTGCCTGAGGTATGTTAAAATATTCTTTAAACAACGAAACAGATACCGTGCCTATTGCTTCGTGATTGCCAATCATGGGATAAAAAGGTATTTCCGTTCCGAGATGTTCATTTTTAATTTCTATAAAAGTTGTAATCATTTTTCTAAAAGCAGTCTGATCATAAATGAAACCGGCTTTTTCCCAATGGTTTTCAAAAACATCTGAGGTCGGCGCAGGATTAACCGTGTCACCTGGCTTCACGTTTTTTTTCTTTTCCAATCCGAGAGTCAAATCACCGGTGAAAAAAACTGCCGCAGGATTTTGCTGTTTTACAAGACTGAACAGCTTGGAAAGCACTCCTCCGTTTATTCCGTTTGTTCCTTCTTCACCATCGCTTCTGCTGTCTCCAAGTATTGCAATTTTAAGAGTGTCAGTTTGTGAAAATACTTGAGTAGCATTTGTGAACACAAATGACAGAGTAACAAATAAAATGATTTTGGTATAATACATTTATTTGTAATTTATTATTTAAAAATTTTATAACATATATGAAAATAATTATTGCAGTACATTCATAACTTTCATTGCCACACCGCTTGCGCCGTTTGTGTTTGAAAGGATAACAACTCCGGTTTTTGTTGCATCAACCCAGCCGACCCAAGTTGTGAATCCGTCTGTTGAGCCGTCTTTCCAGATAAGTTCGTTATTGTTAAGTGTTCCGATTTGCCATGCAAGCCCCATCCATTTAAGATTTTTCAAGCCCGTTGTCATTCTAACCTTGTGCAAGGTATCAAGATAAGAATTAAGCGGAGTATTCAGGTAGCCCATATTATAAGCGAGATATTTCAGCATATCGGTCATCGTGGAAAAATTTCCACCCGCACCGTAAAACGCAGGCGAAGTAACACCGTAAAATTCCTGTTCTTTTCCTTTTGAATATGAATAGGCAAGACGCGTTAGCTGTTCTTGATTCAAGGAAATTTTTGTATCAACCATTCCGAGAGCATCGGTGAAGATTTGGTTTTCAAGAGTCTGATAATCATTCTTTCCTATTATTGTCATTATATCGCCAAGTATTCCGAACCCGAGATTCGAATATAAGAATTTTGTACCGGGCTGTGATTTCAATTTATATTTCTGCAGATATGCATAAAGCATTTCGACGGTATATCCCGGCGGCTTAACTCTGTTGGAAGGGACACGAGGCAATGAAGAAAAATGCGTTGCAAGGTCAAGCAAAGTTATGTAAGTAATGTTGCCGTTTGCGTCACGCCATTCGGGAAGCGTCATTCCTGCAGGGAGATATTTATTAATAGGGTCGGTTAATAAAACTCCCGACGACGGGTTGCATACATAATGTGCCAACTGCATTGCAGTAAAAGTTTTACCGACAGAGCCCATCTTAAAAATTGTTTTTTCATTGGGGCGGACACCTGTGCCTTTTTGCACCTCGCCGTAAGCAAAAACTTGTGGAGCAGGCGGAGTAGCATTCATTGACCTCGGATCGGGTTTTGGATAAATACCGATAATCAATCCGACATTGTCAGGATTG
Protein-coding regions in this window:
- a CDS encoding DUF262 domain-containing protein, whose product is MKLNRTNKTIDELVRMFADKEIAIPEIQRDFVWRSDKIKKLLDSIQRDYPSGAIVLWDTIGMKKSIRELYIRPERLHLYQKTPPRYLLIDGQQRLTSLLSVILPSDVVNNKLGEEIKLPTIIINKKTLLVEARKDLKNLSHNEILINEILNDDTQIKISTQLNKYKRNILNYSYPVQIIETDNYTDVANVFKRINKQGKTLITAEIELANIIPYWNGISEEFRNFIRRMRKEGFIIDLPLIMRCLASVANNSAKIDDFTKRVMNNAFLKNQLITFWKKTKTSFISLNGIFEKYLIDRTELITTRNALVPIIYTLSKIKKNQLDEFIFVKYLLFSMISGHYSEQSETVLRKDFYSLTNERLTINKRFIKLFNNIKNNEFKRSFITEKDLEGVYSKNPYLLLMYLAFRLKGASDFDVFNTELSKVGKIHLHHIFPYDFLIKDKEYQKNAKKRRLNESEIRMEINDIANITFVSIESNERIKSNSPKNYLTTESKNNLIAHCIPQNTKLWDSENYRKFLKERKKLIIKSVNKYLNNF
- a CDS encoding metallophosphoesterase encodes the protein MYYTKIILFVTLSFVFTNATQVFSQTDTLKIAILGDSRSDGEEGTNGINGGVLSKLFSLVKQQNPAAVFFTGDLTLGLEKKKNVKPGDTVNPAPTSDVFENHWEKAGFIYDQTAFRKMITTFIEIKNEHLGTEIPFYPMIGNHEAIGTVSVSLFKEYFNIPQAPGVDSMHLVYNIGIENANFVIMATDYYNRKIEALVEHNLNGGQIDWLKNELQTTKDKYNYFFVMGHEPAYSLSALSGGKAKGLDKFPKERNIFWDILKSNGVNAYVCAHEHTFDAAVQNGLWQIITGGAGAPLQPGGFYHFIILKIPQFPDGVLSIDVIDINNTLVRTIVLAKQ
- a CDS encoding serine hydrolase; this encodes MKIKFYIVLFGIMLLVKTPTTAVSQTDSSIQAQIDKIASDYLSNPDNVGLIIGIYPKPDPRSMNATPPAPQVFAYGEVQKGTGVRPNEKTIFKMGSVGKTFTAMQLAHYVCNPSSGVLLTDPINKYLPAGMTLPEWRDANGNITYITLLDLATHFSSLPRVPSNRVKPPGYTVEMLYAYLQKYKLKSQPGTKFLYSNLGFGILGDIMTIIGKNDYQTLENQIFTDALGMVDTKISLNQEQLTRLAYSYSKGKEQEFYGVTSPAFYGAGGNFSTMTDMLKYLAYNMGYLNTPLNSYLDTLHKVRMTTGLKNLKWMGLAWQIGTLNNNELIWKDGSTDGFTTWVGWVDATKTGVVILSNTNGASGVAMKVMNVLQ